In Gemmatimonadaceae bacterium, the following proteins share a genomic window:
- the argJ gene encoding bifunctional glutamate N-acetyltransferase/amino-acid acetyltransferase ArgJ — MDFHATPIFPRGFKCASRNCGLKPQAKDLALFVSDIDAASAAVFTRNQFPGAPVVLGRETIRGGSLRAIVANSKYSNVATGPEGLESARRMAAAAAEEVGSEASRVLVSSTGVIGVRLPIETIEAGIVGMSRDLVPDPLVGAEGIMTTDTYAKALSVSVPNSRATITWVAKGSGMIEPNMATMLVYIFTDAELDAASLDRALRDAVHVSFNMLSVDTDTSTSDTCAILANGLAGPIDMRAFAAALTAGCIRMTEMLARDGEGAEHLIRAAVRGAANEDEARRVAKSLVNSPLVKTMVHGADPNVGRLLMAVGKCVDVRIDPSRTDASINGHQVVRGGRRLDFDDAVVRSTLAAERVDLEVSLGVGDGSATAYGCDLTKGYVEENAAYYSS; from the coding sequence ATGGACTTTCACGCGACGCCCATTTTCCCGCGCGGATTCAAGTGCGCGAGCCGGAATTGCGGCCTCAAGCCGCAGGCGAAAGACCTCGCCCTCTTCGTGAGCGACATCGATGCCGCCTCGGCGGCGGTCTTCACGCGAAACCAGTTTCCCGGCGCGCCGGTCGTGCTCGGCCGAGAGACGATCCGAGGCGGCTCCCTCCGGGCGATCGTCGCGAACAGCAAGTACAGCAACGTCGCGACCGGCCCGGAGGGGTTGGAGTCCGCTCGACGGATGGCGGCCGCCGCGGCGGAGGAAGTCGGCAGCGAAGCGTCGCGCGTGCTGGTGAGCTCGACCGGCGTGATCGGCGTGCGGCTGCCGATCGAGACGATCGAGGCCGGTATCGTCGGCATGTCTCGAGACTTGGTGCCGGACCCGCTCGTCGGCGCCGAGGGCATCATGACGACCGACACGTACGCGAAGGCGTTGTCGGTGTCTGTGCCGAACAGCCGCGCGACGATCACCTGGGTCGCAAAGGGCTCGGGGATGATCGAGCCGAACATGGCGACGATGCTCGTCTACATCTTCACGGATGCCGAGCTCGATGCCGCTTCGCTCGATCGCGCGCTGCGCGACGCGGTGCACGTCTCGTTCAACATGCTTTCGGTCGACACCGACACGAGTACCTCGGACACGTGCGCAATTCTCGCGAACGGGCTCGCGGGGCCCATCGACATGCGCGCGTTCGCCGCCGCGCTCACCGCCGGCTGCATTCGGATGACGGAAATGCTCGCGCGTGACGGCGAGGGCGCCGAGCATCTCATCCGCGCGGCGGTGCGCGGCGCGGCGAACGAGGATGAAGCGCGGCGAGTCGCCAAGTCGCTCGTGAACTCGCCTCTCGTCAAGACGATGGTCCACGGCGCCGACCCGAACGTGGGACGCCTGCTGATGGCTGTCGGCAAATGCGTCGACGTTCGCATCGACCCGAGCCGCACGGACGCGTCGATCAATGGACATCAAGTCGTGCGAGGCGGACGGCGGCTCGACTTCGACGACGCGGTGGTTCGCTCGACGCTCGCCGCCGAGCGGGTGGATCTCGAGGTGTCGCTCGGCGTCGGCGATGGCTCGGCGACGGCTTATGGATGCGATCTGACCAAGGGCTACGTCGAGGAGAACGCGGCGTACTATTCCAGCTAG
- a CDS encoding DUF1572 family protein: protein MYITDFTDEYRRWRLAAEKAIGQVGDDDLNRILAKDGNSIAMLMRHVGGNLKSRFSDFLTSDGEKPWRDRDSEFDEGPFVRADVRALWDTGWGTLEATLASLTDDDFGKTVYIRGQGASVHAQLTRSLSHIANHCGQIIIVARVLTSDWQWITIPKGKSREYNQNPIFERPASR, encoded by the coding sequence ATGTACATCACGGATTTCACCGACGAGTATCGCCGCTGGCGCCTTGCCGCCGAAAAGGCCATCGGGCAGGTCGGCGACGATGATCTCAACCGCATCCTCGCGAAGGACGGCAACTCGATCGCGATGTTGATGCGCCACGTGGGCGGCAACCTCAAATCGCGCTTCAGCGATTTTCTCACGTCGGATGGAGAGAAGCCCTGGCGCGACCGGGACAGCGAGTTCGACGAGGGACCCTTCGTGCGCGCCGACGTGCGCGCGCTCTGGGACACCGGCTGGGGCACTCTCGAAGCCACTCTCGCGTCACTCACCGACGACGACTTCGGAAAGACGGTCTACATTCGCGGGCAGGGCGCCAGCGTGCACGCGCAGCTGACCCGATCCCTCTCGCACATCGCCAACCATTGCGGGCAGATCATCATCGTCGCCCGCGTCCTCACCAGCGATTGGCAATGGATCACCATTCCGAAAGGCAAATCGCGGGAATACAACCAGAATCCGATTTTCGAGCGACCAGCCTCACGGTGA
- a CDS encoding copper homeostasis protein CutC, with protein sequence MNVLVEGCVDSVESALAAERGGAGRLELCAQLDVGGTTPSAELIAAVKKAVKIPVFVMIRPRGGSFVYTAAETDQMRKSIDAALNLGADGLVVGALNEMGDVNRALTRELVERASLHPVTFHRAFDQARSQATALEALVEAGVDRVLTGGGPGAAVEGIDLLRDLVFEALGRITIMAGGKVRGDNARSIVDQTGVAELHARCELDPTRISGIVAAVRS encoded by the coding sequence GTGAACGTGCTCGTCGAGGGCTGTGTCGACAGCGTCGAGTCGGCCCTCGCCGCCGAGCGGGGCGGAGCCGGCCGGCTGGAGCTCTGCGCGCAGCTCGACGTCGGCGGCACGACGCCCAGCGCCGAGCTGATCGCCGCCGTGAAGAAGGCAGTGAAGATTCCCGTGTTCGTGATGATCCGTCCGCGCGGCGGCTCGTTCGTGTACACGGCCGCCGAAACGGACCAGATGCGCAAATCCATAGACGCCGCCCTCAACCTCGGCGCGGACGGATTGGTGGTCGGCGCATTGAACGAGATGGGCGACGTGAATCGCGCGCTCACCCGCGAGCTGGTCGAGCGCGCGTCGCTGCATCCCGTCACTTTCCACCGCGCCTTCGATCAAGCGCGGAGTCAGGCGACGGCGCTCGAGGCGCTCGTCGAGGCCGGCGTCGATCGCGTGCTCACCGGCGGCGGTCCCGGCGCCGCCGTCGAAGGCATCGACCTGCTGCGCGATCTCGTCTTCGAGGCACTCGGCCGCATCACGATCATGGCCGGCGGAAAAGTGCGCGGTGACAACGCCCGCTCAATCGTCGACCAAACCGGCGTCGCGGAATTGCACGCCCGCTGCGAGCTGGATCCGACGAGAATCAGCGGCATCGTCGCCGCCGTTCGCAGTTAG
- a CDS encoding M1 family metallopeptidase, which produces MNVVRRGAWPITLLVLAALSVGAQTRSSVADTSHFRALALPTPNEYRASDGRPGPKYWQQKVDYRIEATLDQSRDEIRGTETIHYVNRSPMALPYLWLFVEQNLCEPNSITNVLNQPPLVFLGTSFDFSCQGFNSAPRLESMTIRGKEVKRTRFGTTLRVDLDSAIAPGGSVDIAAKWHFNVPAQGGGRMGHDGPLYEIAQWYPRLAVYDDVKGWNHEPYIGAGEFYLEYGDFDVTLTVPNEDIVAATGELQNAARVLTTTQRQRLEAAKHSDTPIAIITASEAGDVAKTRPAGPGGAQPATRIWHYTAHNVRDFAFAAAPGMRWDASGYNGILVEDLYRPKADKWPEVNRIGREAIKYYSEQWFPYPYSHATTIEGPIEGMEYPMLTFTPNSPTREDQQWVIAHEFGHEWFPMVVGSNERLYPWMDEGFNTFIDLGNAAKYFAGTPYGDTIEVHPLHLYAEHGVPGNEQPLIEKPVEVRDLFWGGYQKPALMMQMLRYEVLGKDRFDPAFRAYIRAWAFKHPTPSDFFRMMRDQSGMELDWFWRDWIFTTARLDQAVDSVARGSDGQTSVYLSNRGTMVMPATLAITFSDGTTQDVKLPIEMWNLGDRFTYHVPGTKAVQLIVLDPRNAVPDVDRTNNAWPRRR; this is translated from the coding sequence ATGAACGTCGTGCGGCGCGGAGCATGGCCGATCACACTACTCGTGCTTGCGGCGCTGTCGGTTGGCGCGCAGACCCGGTCGTCGGTCGCGGATACGTCCCATTTCCGCGCCCTCGCCCTCCCCACGCCCAACGAATATCGCGCGTCGGACGGCCGCCCCGGTCCCAAGTACTGGCAGCAAAAAGTCGACTATCGCATCGAAGCGACCTTGGATCAGTCCCGCGACGAAATCCGGGGAACCGAGACGATTCACTACGTGAACCGCTCGCCGATGGCGCTGCCCTATCTCTGGCTGTTCGTCGAGCAGAATCTCTGCGAGCCGAACAGCATCACGAACGTGCTCAACCAGCCGCCACTCGTCTTCCTCGGCACGAGCTTCGATTTCTCGTGTCAGGGTTTCAACAGCGCGCCGCGGCTCGAGTCGATGACGATCCGCGGCAAAGAGGTGAAGCGAACGCGGTTCGGCACCACGCTCAGAGTCGATCTCGATTCGGCGATCGCGCCAGGCGGATCGGTCGACATCGCGGCGAAATGGCACTTCAACGTGCCCGCGCAGGGCGGCGGCCGCATGGGGCACGACGGGCCGCTGTACGAGATCGCTCAGTGGTATCCGCGGCTCGCCGTGTACGACGACGTCAAGGGATGGAATCACGAGCCATACATCGGCGCCGGCGAGTTCTATCTCGAGTACGGCGACTTCGACGTCACGCTGACAGTGCCGAACGAAGACATCGTCGCCGCAACGGGAGAACTACAGAACGCCGCTCGGGTTCTCACGACAACGCAGCGTCAACGGCTCGAAGCCGCGAAGCACTCGGACACGCCGATCGCGATCATCACGGCGTCTGAGGCCGGCGATGTCGCCAAGACACGCCCTGCCGGACCCGGCGGCGCCCAACCCGCGACGCGCATCTGGCATTACACGGCGCACAACGTGCGCGACTTCGCGTTCGCCGCCGCCCCCGGCATGCGCTGGGACGCGAGCGGCTACAATGGAATTCTCGTCGAGGATCTGTATCGGCCGAAGGCCGACAAGTGGCCCGAGGTGAATCGCATCGGGCGCGAGGCGATCAAGTACTACTCGGAACAGTGGTTTCCATATCCCTACTCGCACGCGACGACGATCGAGGGTCCGATCGAGGGCATGGAGTACCCGATGCTCACGTTCACGCCCAACAGCCCGACGCGCGAAGATCAACAGTGGGTGATCGCGCACGAATTCGGCCACGAGTGGTTCCCGATGGTCGTCGGCTCGAATGAGCGCCTCTATCCGTGGATGGACGAAGGCTTCAACACGTTCATCGACTTGGGCAACGCGGCGAAGTACTTCGCGGGCACGCCGTACGGCGACACGATCGAGGTGCATCCGCTGCACCTGTACGCGGAGCACGGCGTGCCGGGCAACGAGCAGCCGCTGATCGAGAAGCCCGTCGAAGTGCGCGACCTTTTTTGGGGTGGCTATCAGAAGCCCGCGCTCATGATGCAGATGCTCCGCTACGAGGTGCTCGGCAAAGATCGTTTCGATCCCGCGTTCCGCGCCTACATTCGCGCGTGGGCGTTCAAGCATCCGACGCCGTCGGACTTTTTCCGAATGATGCGCGACCAGTCGGGAATGGAGCTCGACTGGTTCTGGCGCGATTGGATTTTCACGACGGCCCGACTCGACCAGGCAGTGGACTCGGTCGCCCGCGGGTCCGACGGTCAGACGAGCGTCTACCTCTCCAACCGCGGCACCATGGTCATGCCCGCGACGCTCGCGATCACGTTCTCCGACGGCACGACGCAAGACGTCAAGTTGCCGATCGAGATGTGGAATCTTGGCGATCGATTCACGTATCACGTGCCGGGGACGAAGGCGGTTCAGCTGATAGTGCTTGATCCACGGAACGCAGTGCCTGATGTCGACCGAACGAACAATGCCTGGCCGCGGCGACGGTAG
- a CDS encoding AarF/UbiB family protein, with translation MGRARFRLIRIYGTTTRVLASYLWLRARRPFVDPARYAELLEAKHRANARRIRDAIIRAGGLFIKVGQLISVLANVLPADFRAELEGLQDRLPPRPFDEISARIRAELGGEPDAVFASFDREPLATASLAQVHEARMADGRRVAVKVQHADIDRIAKEDLETIRRILAIVQFFTRLRGMESYHPEISQMIGEELDFRREAENVARIAGSFAGNRLVRMPAVVPERSTSRVLTTEFVDGAKVIDFDAIQSLGLDRQTVAERVVSAYCRMIFVDGVYHADPHPGNLFVAPDGAIVFVDFGAVGELSDTMRLGVRQFFEGVIRRDASEITNAVTTMGFIARNPGSIDVAQRVIDYFQRTVFEQLTTESWGLGQLQLDMRAKLDQMADLRRLDVSFRKLAATFQVPKNWVLLERTLLLLIGLCIELAPSWNPMTVIRPYLEGVVAGPDRSWTDLIVTAIKEMAKSAAVLPEDVRQTLGRANRGELEIRVPEINAAARLVYAGARQLIFAVIGTASGVLSYQAYDRGQRLIALPLLVIAIVFLGGLTWSMLVVSRRR, from the coding sequence ATGGGTCGCGCTCGCTTCCGGCTCATCCGAATCTACGGCACTACGACGCGCGTGCTCGCGAGCTACCTCTGGCTCCGGGCACGACGCCCGTTCGTCGATCCCGCGCGCTACGCCGAGCTGCTCGAGGCGAAGCATCGCGCCAACGCCCGGCGGATTCGCGATGCGATCATCCGCGCGGGCGGATTGTTCATCAAGGTCGGGCAGCTGATCAGCGTTCTGGCGAACGTGCTCCCCGCGGATTTCCGGGCGGAGCTCGAGGGACTGCAAGACCGGCTTCCGCCGCGGCCGTTCGATGAAATCTCCGCGCGTATCCGCGCGGAGCTCGGCGGTGAGCCGGACGCGGTGTTCGCGTCGTTCGACCGCGAACCGCTGGCGACGGCGTCGCTCGCGCAGGTCCACGAAGCCCGGATGGCCGACGGCCGGCGCGTCGCCGTCAAAGTGCAGCACGCCGACATCGACCGCATCGCGAAGGAAGATCTCGAGACGATCCGCCGCATTCTCGCGATCGTTCAGTTTTTCACGCGGTTGCGCGGGATGGAGTCGTACCATCCCGAGATCAGTCAGATGATCGGCGAAGAGCTCGACTTTCGGCGCGAGGCCGAAAACGTCGCGCGGATCGCCGGCAGTTTCGCGGGCAACCGGCTCGTCCGCATGCCGGCGGTCGTGCCGGAGCGCTCCACCTCCCGCGTGTTGACGACCGAATTCGTCGACGGCGCCAAGGTCATCGACTTCGACGCGATTCAATCGCTCGGCCTCGACCGCCAGACGGTGGCCGAGCGAGTGGTGAGCGCGTACTGCAGGATGATCTTCGTCGACGGCGTGTACCACGCGGACCCTCACCCGGGCAATCTGTTCGTCGCACCTGACGGCGCGATCGTGTTCGTGGATTTCGGCGCGGTCGGCGAGCTGTCGGACACGATGCGGCTCGGCGTGCGGCAGTTCTTCGAGGGCGTGATTCGCCGCGACGCGTCGGAAATCACGAACGCCGTCACGACGATGGGTTTCATCGCGCGAAACCCCGGATCGATCGACGTCGCGCAGCGGGTGATCGACTACTTTCAGCGCACGGTGTTCGAGCAGCTCACCACCGAGTCGTGGGGGCTGGGCCAGCTCCAGCTCGACATGCGGGCGAAGCTCGATCAGATGGCCGACCTGCGCCGACTCGACGTCTCGTTTCGTAAGCTCGCCGCGACGTTTCAGGTGCCGAAGAATTGGGTGCTGCTCGAGCGGACGCTGCTGCTTTTGATCGGCCTGTGCATCGAGCTTGCTCCGTCGTGGAACCCGATGACGGTGATTCGACCCTATCTGGAGGGCGTCGTGGCCGGACCTGATCGCAGCTGGACCGACCTGATCGTCACCGCGATCAAGGAAATGGCCAAGAGCGCCGCCGTGCTGCCCGAAGACGTCCGCCAAACGCTCGGGCGGGCAAATCGCGGCGAGCTGGAGATCCGCGTGCCGGAGATCAACGCCGCGGCGCGGCTCGTCTATGCAGGCGCGCGGCAGCTCATCTTTGCCGTGATCGGCACGGCCTCCGGCGTGCTCTCCTATCAGGCCTACGACCGCGGCCAGCGTCTGATCGCGCTCCCACTGCTCGTCATCGCGATCGTCTTCCTGGGCGGACTCACCTGGTCGATGCTGGTCGTGTCGCGCCGCCGCTAA
- a CDS encoding amidohydrolase family protein, whose amino-acid sequence MGRTPFMQVGASIVAVMLASACTNAPAQSGIDPALARYINGIHAIDDHAHPMRPVTQGAPADTDFDALPLDGIPPFDLPSRLKADDPVWRQAQNALYHIPLTMSGPTYHSTLKNDVAAAQRTNGLRFPEWALDQANIDVMIANRISVGPGLMPPRFRWLAFADPLMLPLDVSGEATLTPDTKPLYPREAKLLQRYMREINVSTLPATLADYVRTVVAPTLARERANGAIGIKFEAAYLRPLNFDDPDSVAAAKVYAKYARGGTPTHAEYKTVEDYLFRAIAREAGAQKMPVQIHVLETFGGFYATHGSAPHLLEPAFNDSTLRGTKFVIVHGGWPLVGETQALLSKPNVYADFSMMDDILSSAVLAGVLRQWLGEWPDKVLFGTDAFDGGAEQGWEQIVWVASTTARRALAISLSGMMRDGDVTRDRAEAIARMVMHDNAAAVYGLKESGSRPIP is encoded by the coding sequence GTGGGCAGAACGCCGTTCATGCAAGTCGGGGCCTCCATCGTGGCCGTCATGCTGGCCTCCGCGTGCACCAACGCGCCGGCGCAATCCGGCATCGACCCCGCCCTCGCCCGCTACATCAACGGCATTCACGCGATCGACGATCACGCGCACCCGATGCGCCCCGTCACTCAAGGCGCGCCGGCCGACACGGATTTCGACGCGCTGCCGCTCGATGGCATTCCGCCCTTCGACCTGCCGTCGCGCCTCAAGGCGGACGATCCCGTGTGGCGGCAGGCTCAAAACGCCCTCTACCACATTCCGCTCACGATGAGCGGCCCGACCTACCACTCCACGCTCAAGAACGACGTTGCCGCGGCGCAGCGGACAAACGGGTTGCGATTCCCCGAGTGGGCGCTCGACCAGGCGAACATCGACGTGATGATCGCCAATCGGATTTCGGTCGGGCCGGGACTCATGCCGCCGCGATTTCGGTGGCTGGCCTTCGCCGATCCGCTGATGCTGCCGCTCGACGTGAGCGGCGAAGCTACTCTCACGCCCGACACAAAGCCGCTGTACCCGCGCGAGGCGAAGCTTCTCCAGCGGTACATGCGCGAGATCAACGTCTCGACGCTGCCGGCGACACTCGCCGACTATGTCCGCACCGTGGTCGCGCCGACGCTCGCGCGCGAGCGGGCGAACGGAGCGATCGGAATAAAGTTCGAGGCGGCGTACCTCCGCCCTCTCAACTTCGACGATCCCGACTCCGTCGCCGCCGCGAAGGTCTACGCGAAGTACGCGCGCGGCGGCACTCCGACCCACGCCGAGTACAAGACGGTCGAAGATTACCTCTTTCGCGCCATCGCGCGCGAAGCGGGCGCGCAGAAGATGCCCGTTCAGATCCACGTGCTCGAAACCTTCGGCGGATTCTACGCGACGCACGGCAGCGCGCCGCATCTGCTCGAGCCGGCGTTCAACGACTCCACGCTGCGCGGGACCAAATTCGTCATCGTGCACGGCGGGTGGCCACTCGTCGGCGAGACGCAGGCCCTGCTCAGCAAGCCGAATGTCTACGCCGATTTCTCGATGATGGACGACATTCTGTCGTCCGCGGTTCTAGCGGGTGTTCTACGCCAGTGGCTCGGCGAATGGCCGGACAAGGTCCTCTTCGGCACCGACGCGTTCGACGGCGGCGCCGAGCAGGGGTGGGAGCAGATCGTGTGGGTGGCGTCGACGACGGCCCGGCGCGCGCTCGCCATTTCGCTCAGCGGCATGATGCGCGACGGCGACGTCACGCGCGATCGCGCCGAGGCGATCGCGCGCATGGTGATGCATGACAACGCCGCCGCGGTTTATGGATTGAAGGAAAGCGGCTCGCGTCCCATCCCTTAG
- a CDS encoding M14 family zinc carboxypeptidase, whose product MSRSIRSIRRWSTIVAAGLSLPVAGALAQSAQKIDQEYTAQIKKELSDPRISTELVDHLPASSTVPTPLKFLGHIVGARGVLDHAEDIHRYLEAVAKASNGRAKFWKIGKTEEGRDIVLMAIADPKTIANLEQYKGYLHELTDPRKTSEARAKQLIHTAKPIYWAVSGMHSPESGGPEMLMELAYRLVVEETPLIQNIRNNVITLITPVIEVDGRDKYVDNHNFNVQWAKDHPNPNAQAGGRGGGGNALPLMYWGKYVQHDNNRDGMGQFLDLTKVTTKTFLEWTPTFLHDLHEAQTYLYASTGTGPYNDALDPVTVDEWWYMAKNDVMEMTKRGVPGVWTYGFYDGWVPNYMFFIAHTHNATGRFYEVQSYCSGNCEWYPVQPGRTTTSKEWFRPNPPLDSIMWSPRANTNIQESAILFALNRVAKDKEMFLENYWIKNQHAVDRGKKGPVYAWVIPANQHARENAAEAVNELETQGLEFQRATSSFTAGKVQVNAGDYIIRGDQPYRTIADMYFSLQNFAPANPSPYDDTGWTFPLMRNITVTEITDASVLKQPMTAVKGLVTAPGGITGTGNTVIVENNSDNTLVSFRFKNPSVKMSAAEEAFSADGHNFSAGAIIVANANREQLDPSLKTLGLTAYAVASAPTVKSHDLDIPRIGYIHSWTRTQDEGWVRAAFDTYGVPYKYFGENSVAKMGDLRSQFDVIIYPHGGSGVGNAGGGRGGRGGAAGQDLPVPYKSTKEFPSLGYPDSTDDVRGALGEDGMKALYAFVQHGGTLITEGGTSQILPEMGLTPGVKYESAQGLFARGTILRAEITDMKSPLVYGYNHSELPVYFSSGPVLNAGATTVAAAPAATAPAADAAGGGRGGNRGTQTQNTTPMATPLKLSSWDPDHTGVAYGVATSIGNDFNVAQAGAPAGGRGGRGGAGGGGGFGGFGGGGGPATVPGLTADPSSSTRVVMQFPAKAEDMLLSGTLENGALLSNRANLVDEKVGQGHIVMFAFRPYWRWQTQGTFAIGFNAIMNWNDLDAGK is encoded by the coding sequence ATGTCCCGTTCGATTCGATCGATCCGCCGATGGAGCACGATCGTCGCCGCCGGGCTGTCGCTGCCCGTCGCCGGTGCGCTCGCGCAGTCGGCGCAGAAAATCGATCAGGAGTACACCGCGCAGATCAAGAAAGAGTTGTCCGATCCGCGCATCTCGACCGAATTGGTCGATCATCTGCCGGCATCGAGCACCGTGCCGACGCCGCTCAAGTTCCTCGGACACATCGTCGGCGCGCGCGGCGTGCTCGATCACGCCGAGGACATTCACCGCTATCTCGAAGCGGTGGCCAAGGCGTCGAACGGGCGCGCGAAGTTTTGGAAGATCGGCAAGACCGAGGAAGGCCGCGACATCGTCCTGATGGCGATCGCCGACCCCAAGACGATCGCGAATCTCGAGCAGTACAAAGGCTACCTCCACGAGCTGACCGATCCGCGCAAGACGAGCGAAGCGCGCGCGAAGCAGCTCATCCACACGGCCAAGCCGATCTACTGGGCCGTGAGCGGCATGCACTCGCCCGAATCGGGCGGGCCCGAGATGCTCATGGAGCTCGCGTACCGTCTCGTGGTCGAAGAAACGCCGCTCATCCAGAACATCCGCAACAACGTCATCACGTTGATCACGCCGGTGATCGAAGTCGACGGCCGCGACAAATACGTCGACAACCACAACTTCAACGTGCAGTGGGCGAAGGATCACCCGAACCCGAACGCGCAGGCCGGCGGACGTGGGGGCGGCGGCAATGCTTTGCCACTCATGTACTGGGGCAAGTACGTCCAGCATGACAACAACCGTGACGGCATGGGACAGTTCCTCGACCTGACGAAAGTCACGACGAAGACGTTCCTCGAGTGGACGCCGACGTTCCTGCACGACCTGCACGAGGCGCAGACGTACCTCTACGCGTCGACGGGAACCGGCCCGTACAACGACGCGCTCGACCCGGTCACGGTCGACGAGTGGTGGTACATGGCCAAGAACGACGTCATGGAAATGACCAAGCGCGGCGTGCCCGGCGTGTGGACCTACGGCTTCTACGACGGCTGGGTCCCGAACTACATGTTCTTCATCGCGCACACGCACAACGCGACCGGTCGCTTTTACGAGGTCCAGAGTTATTGCTCGGGCAACTGCGAGTGGTATCCGGTGCAGCCGGGCCGCACGACGACGAGCAAGGAGTGGTTCCGTCCGAACCCGCCGCTCGACTCGATCATGTGGAGTCCGCGCGCGAACACGAACATCCAGGAGTCGGCGATCCTCTTCGCGCTCAACCGGGTCGCGAAAGACAAGGAGATGTTCCTCGAGAACTACTGGATCAAGAATCAGCACGCCGTCGACCGCGGCAAGAAAGGCCCGGTGTACGCGTGGGTGATTCCGGCGAACCAGCACGCGCGCGAGAACGCGGCCGAAGCCGTGAACGAGCTCGAGACGCAGGGACTCGAGTTCCAGCGCGCGACGTCGTCGTTCACGGCCGGCAAGGTGCAGGTCAACGCGGGCGACTACATCATCCGCGGCGACCAGCCGTATCGCACGATCGCCGACATGTATTTCTCGCTCCAGAACTTCGCGCCGGCCAACCCCTCGCCGTACGACGACACGGGGTGGACGTTTCCGCTCATGCGGAACATCACGGTCACCGAAATCACCGACGCGAGCGTTCTCAAGCAGCCGATGACGGCGGTGAAAGGTCTCGTCACCGCGCCCGGCGGCATCACCGGCACGGGCAACACGGTCATCGTCGAGAACAACAGCGACAACACGCTGGTCTCGTTCCGCTTCAAGAATCCGAGCGTGAAGATGTCGGCAGCCGAAGAGGCGTTCAGCGCCGACGGCCACAACTTCTCGGCCGGCGCGATCATCGTCGCCAACGCGAACCGCGAACAGCTCGATCCGTCGCTCAAGACGCTCGGCCTCACGGCCTACGCGGTGGCCTCGGCGCCGACGGTCAAGTCGCACGACCTCGACATCCCGCGCATCGGCTACATCCATAGCTGGACGCGCACGCAGGACGAGGGTTGGGTGCGCGCCGCGTTCGACACCTACGGCGTGCCCTACAAGTACTTCGGCGAGAACTCGGTCGCGAAGATGGGCGACCTGCGCTCGCAATTCGACGTCATCATCTATCCGCACGGCGGCAGCGGCGTCGGAAACGCCGGCGGTGGACGCGGCGGCCGGGGTGGCGCCGCGGGCCAGGATCTGCCCGTTCCGTACAAGAGCACGAAGGAGTTCCCCTCCCTCGGCTATCCGGATTCGACGGACGACGTGCGCGGCGCGCTCGGCGAAGACGGCATGAAGGCGCTGTACGCGTTCGTGCAGCACGGCGGCACGCTCATCACGGAAGGCGGCACGTCGCAGATCCTGCCGGAGATGGGTCTCACGCCGGGCGTGAAGTACGAGTCGGCTCAAGGCCTCTTTGCGCGCGGAACGATTCTCCGCGCCGAGATCACCGACATGAAGAGCCCACTCGTCTACGGGTACAACCACAGCGAGCTGCCGGTGTACTTCAGCTCGGGCCCGGTGCTCAACGCGGGCGCGACGACCGTCGCGGCGGCTCCGGCGGCGACTGCTCCCGCGGCGGACGCTGCGGGTGGCGGCCGCGGTGGCAACCGCGGCACGCAGACGCAGAATACCACGCCGATGGCCACGCCGCTCAAGCTTTCGTCGTGGGATCCTGACCACACGGGCGTCGCCTACGGCGTCGCGACGAGCATCGGCAACGACTTCAACGTCGCGCAGGCCGGTGCACCCGCCGGCGGCCGCGGTGGTCGTGGCGGTGCGGGTGGAGGCGGCGGATTCGGGGGCTTCGGTGGAGGCGGCGGACCGGCGACCGTTCCGGGACTGACGGCCGACCCGAGCTCGTCGACACGCGTCGTGATGCAGTTCCCGGCGAAGGCGGAAGACATGCTGCTCTCCGGCACGTTGGAGAACGGCGCGCTGCTCTCGAACCGCGCGAACCTGGTGGACGAGAAAGTCGGCCAGGGTCACATCGTGATGTTCGCCTTCCGTCCGTACTGGCGCTGGCAGACGCAGGGCACGTTCGCGATCGGCTTCAACGCGATCATGAACTGGAACGATCTCGACGCGGGCAAGTAA